The DNA segment CTGGTCGAAGCGTGGCCCCGCGTCCGCGAGGAGTTCCCCGACGCCGAACTCCACGTCGTCGGCGGCGGCCACCCCGAGTCGTACGGCGAGACGCCGGGCGTCAGAGTTCGGGGCTACGTCGAGGATCTCGCCGACGCGTTCGCCCCGGCGTCGCTGTTCGTTCAACCCTCGCGGATGGACACCTTCCCCGTCAGCACCCTCGAAGCCATGCGGGCCGGACTGCCGCCGCTGGTCACCCGAACGACCGGGACGCGCTCGGAGGCGCGGGAGATCGACGAGTCGCTCGTCGTCGAAACCAACACCTACGCGCTCTCCCGCGGCGTCCGGGAGTACTTCCACCGTGACGCCGACGAACGCCGCGAGTTCGCCGACCGCGCTCGCGAACGCGGCGCTCGGTTCGACCCCGCCTCGCGGAAGGCGGCGTTCCGCAAGGCGTTCCGGCGAGTTCTCAAAGCACTTTAATCTCGGCGGGGCGAGTACCCGCACATGACCGTCTACGTCGTCGGCCTCGACGGGGCCGACTGGTCGCTGCTGCGGCCCTGGGCCGAGGAGGGCCACCTCCCGGCGTTCGCCCGCGTGCTCGACGGCGGCGTCGCGGGCGACCTCCGGAGCACCCTCCCGCCGGTCACCTTCCCGGCGTGGAAGTGCTACTCGACGGGCAAGACCCCCGGCAAACTCGGCGTCTACGAGTGGTTCGCCTACGACCGCGCGACGAACGAGATATCGGCCAACGACGCGAGCGACTTTCGCTCCCGGGAGTACTGGGACGTCCTGGCCGAGAGCGGCCGGCGAGCGGGCGTGGTCAACATGCCGACCACGCATCCGCCGAAGATGGACGCCGACGCCCCCGAAGGCGTCCTCACTATCGCCGGGAGTCCCGCGAGCGAGCGCAAGCGGTTCACCAGCCCCGAGTCGCTGAAGGACGAACTGCTGGCCGAGATTCCCGACTACCGGGTCAAGCCCGACCTCGTGCTCGACCAGGCGACCCCCGACGAACTGGTCGCGGAGGCCCGGTCGCTGTTCGAACAGCGGTTCGCGGCGGCGACGTGGCTCGCCGACGAGAAGGACTGCGACCTCGTCCACACCACGCTCTTCGCGACCGACACCCTCCAGCACCGGCTCTGGGACCGCCCGGAGAAGCTTCGCGCGGCGTACGAGCGCGTCGACGAACTCCTCGGGGACCTGCTGGACCGCGACGACGCCGAGGCCGTCTTCCTGATGAGCGACCACGGCTTCACCGGAATCGACGAGATCTTCCTCGTCAACCAGTGGTTGCTCGAACGCGGCGACCTCGCGGTCGAGGAGTCCGAGTCCCGGGACCTGCTGGCGACCATCGGATTGACCGAGGAGCGACTGAAGCGACTGGTCGGCGAACTCGGCCTCGTCGGCCTCGCCCAGTCGCTCGTCCCCGAGTCCGTCCAGCGGTTCTTCCCGAGCGAGAGCGGCCGCGTGGCGATTCAGGACGCCGCCATCGACTGGTCGCGGACGAAGGCGGTTTCGCTCGGTCGCGGTCCGGTGTACGTCAACCGCGGCGCCTTCCCGGACGAGGCGGCGGCCGACGAGTACGCCGCGGCCCTCGCGGCCGACCTCGAATCGCTCGAAACGCCGGCGGGCGACCCCGTAGTCGCGGAGGTTCACGACCCCGCCGAAATCTACACCGGCGACCGCGCGCGCGGCCCGGACCTGGTGGTCGAGTACGCCACCGGCGTCGACGCGCCGGAAGCCATCGGCGGAGGCGTCTTCGGCGAGACGACCGAGTGGCTGGCGACCCACCGCCGGTCGGGCGTGTTCGCCGCGCTGGGCGACGGCGTCGGAACCGGAACCGCCGACCTCGACCTCTACGACCTCGCGCCGACCCTGCTCCACTACCTCGGGGCGGCGGTCCCGGAGGACGTCGACGGCGAGGTGCGCCGCGACGCGCTGGCCGGCGAGGCAGCCGAGCGCGACGTCGAGTACGGCCCGCCGACGGCGACCGAAGCGGCCGGGGCGGGCGCCGGCGAGGAAGTCGAGGACACGCTGCGCGAGTTGGGGTATCTGGAGTGATTCGACATACCCAAATAGTAGCCCGAGCACCACTCGCGGTGAGATTCGAATGACGTTCGGCGACTGGCTCTCGGACACGCGCGAACGCGTCGGCCGTGACGGCTCCCAAGGGATGAAAGAGAGCCTTCGAGAGCTGTGGGTCGGTGCGCTCCGGCGAACCGACGGCCTCTATTCGGGCGGCGAACACGTCTTCGAACGCGATTGGGACGTACTGATTCTGCTCGACGCCTGTCGGGTGGACCTGATGCGCGAGGTCGCCGACGAACACGCCTTCCTCGACGGTCCCGATACGCTCACCTCCGTCGGCAGTTCTTCGATACAGTGGATGGAGCGGACCTTCACCGAGGAGTACGCCGAGGAGATGCGCGAGACGGCGTACGTCACGGGCAACCCGTTCAGCAAGCGCGTTCTGAGCGAGGACGACCTCCTCGCGCTCGACGAAGTGTGGCGCTACGGCTGGGACGACGAAACCGGCACGATTCCCGCGCGGAACGTCACCGACCGGGCCATCGCCGCTGGCCGCGAACGCGACGCCGAACGGCTGATCGTCCACTACATGCAACCGCACTTCCCGTCGGTTCCCGAACCGCTCACCGACGGCATGAACGCGGACACGCTCGGCGACGGCGAAGGGTGGGACTCGCCGTGGCACCGTCTGCGACGGGGCGAACTCGACCGGGAGACGGTGTGGTCGTCGTACCGAGCGAACCTCCGGTACGTCCTGGAAGACGTGGCGCTGCTGCTGGAGAACGTAGACGCCGACCGCGTCGTCATCAGCGCCGACCACGCCAACGCCGCCGGCGAGTACGGCGTGTACGGCCATCCGAAGATTCCCCTGCCGGTCATCCGCACGGTGCCGTGGTATCGGACGAGCGCGACGGACGGCGGGAGCTACGAACCCGAGTTCGAACCGCAGGCCGAACGCGGAGACGTCGAAGAGAAGTTGGGCGCGCTCGGCTACCTCTGACCTTTCGAAGTCCATCAACCTCGAACGACGGTCGTCGAGACTACTCCATGTACCCGAGGTCCTTCAGGTGCTCGGCCACCATCTCCTCGTCCTCGTCGACGCCGTGCGAACCGCCCTCGCGCATCTGCTTCATCCGCTCTCGGTGGTCGTCGAGCGCGGCCGTCAACTCCTCGAACTCGCGAACGTCGTCCGCCGAACGGTCGTCCTCCGGTCGCTCGTCGGGCGTCTCCCGCACGTTGAAGCGGAACTCGCCGTCGTCGCCGTGCCGCAGGAGTTTCCAGCCGTCGGCCCGCCGAGCGCTACACCGGGCGTAATCGACGTGCCTACCAACGTCGGCGAAACTGTACTCGCGGGCGTCGACCTCGCCGTCGGCGAGGTCCCAGGCGGACTCGCCCTCCCAGCCGTCGAACGCGTCGAGGCCGAGCGCGTCGGTGACGGTCGGCGGAAGGTCGACGAGTCGGGTCTGTCCCTCGACGGCCGCCGCTTCTCGGTTGGGGTGGTGGACGACGAACGGGACGCGGAGGACGCCCTCCCAGAACTCCGGCGGGTGGCCGGCGTGGCGGTGTTCGCCGACGAGTTCGCCGTGGTCGGCGGTGAAGACGACGAGGGTGTCGTCCAGCAGGTCGCGGTTGTCGAGCGCGTTCAGTACCTTGCCGAACTGGTCGTCGACGTAGGCGCACTCGGCGTCGTAGAGCCTTCGAATCAGCTCCCACTCGCGGTCGGTCACCTCCTCGGGATGGTGGGTGCCCTTCCGAGAGAGGCCGCGACACCGCGCGAGGTCGAGCGGTTCGTCCAAGAACTGTCGCTGGAACTCCTCGGGCGCCTCGTAGGGGTGGTGGGCGTCCATGTAGTGGAGCCACGCGAACCACTCGCCCGACCGGTCGTCGATCCAGTCGAACGCACGCCGGTTGAGCGACTCGGCGCGCTCGTACTCGCTCTCGTTGCCGGTCGCGGTGGCGAACGCGGCGTCGACGCGGTTGTACACCCGCTCGATGGTCTTGAACAGCGTCCCCTCCTTGTCGAGGTTCGACTGGACGAACTGCTTGAGTTTGCCCGCCTCGGTCGTGCCGCTGGCGTCGTGCATCACCGAGAAGCCCCGGTCGTAGTGGTACGACCCGCTGGCGAAGTGGTTGTCCGTGTAGCCCGCGGTGGCGTACCCCGCGTCGCGGAGTCGCTCGGCGAGCGTCTGAATGCCGTCGTCGGCGCCGGGTTCGGGGATGCCGAGTCCCTCGATGCTCGCGAAGTACCGACTCGCGTGGATGGACGGGAACGACGCCGGCGTCGACGGGCCGTTGGCGACGCACTCGGTGAACTCTACCGCCCCGTCGGCGAACGACCGAGTTTCGGGCATCACCTCCGGATCCACCCGGTCGGCCCGGAGCGAGTCGACGGTGACGAGGAGGACGTTCATACTCGCTCCCTGTCGGTCGACGGTTAAAACGCTACTCGTCCGCGCCGGCGCTCGCGATCGCATCAACTGCGGGGACGTGGCGCCGGACTACTCGTACGCCGCCAGCACGCGCTCGGTCACCTCGTCCCAGGTCGGGAGCGGCGCGTCGGGCGCGTCGCGCCCGACCGCCGCTCTGGCGGCCCGGGCCACCGCTTCGGGCGCGACCGACGAGACGCCGACGCAGTCGCCGCGGTCGGCCCAGTCGACCAGCGCGCCCGCCTCCCGGACCACGCACGGCGTGCCGGCCGCGAGCGACTCCGCGACGGTCATCCCGTAGGACTCGAACGCAGAGAGCGTGAGGTAGGCCGCCGCGCCGGCGTACAGCCCCGGAAGTTCCTCGTCCGCGACGAATCCGAGGAACTCGACGCGGCCAGCGACGCCGGCGTCGCGGGCCGCGCGCTCCAGTTCCTCGCGGTAGTCGCCCAACCCGGCAACGAGGAGGTCGTACTCCGGGAGCGCATCGAGCGCGCGAATCGCGTGCTGGACGCCCTTGTACGCCTCCAGTCGGCCGACGCAGAGCAGATAGGGCCGGTCGCGCTCCGCGGGGATCGCGTCCTCGAATCGCCCGACGTCCAGACCGTTGGGAATCACGGCGGCCGAGACGCCGAAGTCCTCGCGGAGGCGGTCACGCTCCCACTCACTGACCGCGACGACCTCGTCGGCGCGGCGGAGCGCCCACCCGCCGAGAGGTCGGTACAGCGAGAGCAGTCGGTCCCGGAAGCCGCTAGCGCTCCCGCCGTGGTAGTGTGGCGTCACGACCAGTCGAGTGCGGGCGCCCGCCCCGAGCGCGGCGAAGAACGCGGGCAGAGAGTGGTAGTTGTGGGCGTGAACCACGTCGGGATTCGCCCGTCGAACCGCCCGGACGACGCCGGGCGCGACGTGGAACGCGCCGCCGGGCGCGAACCCGCGGAACCGCCGCACGTCCACGCTGTTCCGCGTTTCGCGTCGGGACACGTCGCCGCCCGCGTCGGCCGCGAAGACGGTGACCTCGTGGCCGCGGGCGACCATCCGCTCGGCGAGTTCGGAGACGTGCGTTTCGACGCCGCCGGCGTGCGGCGGGTAGCGCGGCGTCACCTGGAGTATCCGCATGAGCTACTCGAACGCCTCGCGCAACTCCTCGTCGACCTCCCAGGTCCCGTCGCCCTCGCCGCGCAGGAGCGCGACCGACGCGTTCAGCAACGACACCTGCGAGTCGAGGATGGCGTAGAGCGCCTGTAACGGTCCCAGGAGGTCCTTCTGTCCGAGCCAGACGAACCCGCCGAGCGCGACCGGAACCGCCAGTCCGGCCCAACCGGCGACCGAAACCGCGGCCGCCGTGACCGCGAGCACGTCGAGCGCGACGAGCCACGGCGAAATAACCATGAACCACCAGTTGAACGGGAGCACCAGCTTTCCGTAGTTGCCGTACTTGCCGAGCGCGTCGCGATGTTGGGCGAGCAGACGAATCAGGCCCATCCCCCGGCGGTCCTTCTGCAGACGCCGCTTTCCGAAGTCGGAGTGGGAGGCTTCCTTGTACCGGACCGCGGGGTCGAAGACCACGCGGTCGCCGCCGCGGCGGATCTTCAGCGCGAGTTCGGTGTCGTCGGCCAGCGAGTTCGGGTCGATGGGGACGATGGCGTCGTTGTCGAACGCCGAGAACGGACCGTGGAAGATGAGCGTCGAGTCGAGGTGCGATTCGAGCGTCTGGATGTGGGCCTGCACGCCCCGGTAGCCGGCTTCGACCTCGCTTCCGCCGAGGACCTCGGCGTTCTGTCCCGTCACGGCGGCCACGTCGGGGTCGGCGAGGTTCGCGGCGGCCTGCCGGAGCGCGTCCGGCGCGACGTAGGAGTCGCAGTCGGTCTTGACCACCATCTCGTTTTCCGCGGCCGCGTAGGCGTCGTTGAGCGCGGGTGCGAGGCCGCGACGCTCCCGCTCGCGGATGAGGTTCAGTTCCGGGTACTCGCGGTCGGCGAAGTACTCCTCGATGAGTTCGGGCGTCTCGTCGTCCGAGGAGTCGACGACGACCAGTTCGACCTTCTCCATCGGGTAGTCGAGCGCCAGCACGTCGTCGAGTTTCTTCTCGATGATGCCCGACTCGTTGTACGTCGGGAGCACGATGCTGGCAGTCGGTTCCGCGTCGCGCTTGTCGGCCGGCGAACCGCTCGGTCGAACCGCGGCGTAGAGCGCGAGGTACGCGAGGTACGGCAGGGCCGTCACGGCGACGAGGGCACCTGCGGCGGCCACCAGGGAGTCCATGTAACCGGCTACGGAAGGGGGTTATAATTGATTGTTGCTTGCGCGGCGGTCCCCCGTCGGCTCGGCGAAGCGGTCGGATACCGGCGCGACCGCTGCTCAGAACGTGAAAAATGAAGCCCCGTCGGAACAGGGCGAAAACGTGAGAGGAAGGTCGGTCGGTAACTTCCGCTTAGACCGTCACCGCGTTCTCTTGGGAGAGCGACTGCGGGACGTTCGCGCGGTAGATGGTGACCGCACCGTACTGGGTGGTCAGCTTGAGTTCGACTTCCGAACCCTCGGAGAGGCGCTGACCGGTGATCGCGGTCGTGTTGAGCATGATCTTGAACCGGTCGTCCTGCTCGTCAAGCACGGGCACCGATTTCGACGGGTCCTTTATCTTGGTGACGTCGAAGTAGTCGAAGTCGCCGACTTCGCTGTCCGAACCACTGACGTCCATGGCGGTCCGCGAGCTACCGTCAGCCTTGGTCAGCTGGATAGCCTGGTTGAAGTTGTCGCCGCTCGGACTCCCGTCGCCGTCCTTGGCCTCGGGCACCTTCGTCAGCGTCGTGGCTCGGTTCGGACCGATCCACTCGATGGTTGCAGCCGAGAGGTTGATATCGTCGGAGCCGGAGCCGCGCATCACGGTGAGGTTGAGGTAGTCGACTTTCTCGTCGTTGCCGACGTTACCGAAGCCGGAGACGACCTGCACGCGGTTGGACACCTGCGCACTGGACTCCTGGCCGGTCTGCTCGCTCTTGGTCTGGAGGAACCCAGCCGTGTTGATGAGGACGCCGGCGGCGATCGCCGCGACCAGCACCATCGCGATGAACACGATCAGCGTGCCGATACCCACCTGACCACGGTCTTCGACCGCGCCTTCGATTCTGTCTTTGCACCGAGAGAGTAGAGTTTGTATCATCATTCGTACCGTATTGGATGTCGGGAACTTTCCCATCGATGACGTGCAACCAGAGATATATATAACATTCGTCGGTTCTCATCGCTGATAACTGACGGCGCGAGCGACCGCCGGAACGTAACTCTTTCGAGAATCCCCGACGGGGGAGCGGGACGGTCCGGTGATGCTCCAACTATTTCTGACACGTCGAATGAGCGCAGACGGCAAGGCAACGCGGGTGACGTAAAGTTTAAATTTTAGAGGTGTTCGTCGAGGGTGGTCGCCGCGCCTCGATAGGTAAGCCTTTTGCGCACGTGGCAACCTACTCCCTCTCGATGGCCGACCGCGAGGACGTATGCGTACTCGTTCCGACGCTGAACGAAGCCGAAACCATCGGCGAGGTGATCGACGGCTTCAGGAGCCGCGGGTTCGAGAACGTCCTCGTGGTCGACGGCAACTCGACCGACGGCACCGAAGACGTGGCCCGCGAACACGGCGCGCGCGTCGTCAAGCAGTCGGGCACCGGCAAGGGCCAGGCGATTCGCGAGGCGCTCCAGTACATCGAGGCGGAGTACGTGCTGATGCTCGACGGCGACGGCACCTACCGACCGGAGGACGCCGAGGCGATGCTCGAACCGCTGTTCTCGGGGCGGTACGAGCACGTCATCGGCGACCGCTTCGCCGACATGGAGGAGGGCGCGATGACGCGACTCAACCAGGCCGGCAACGGGATGTTCAACTGGGTGTTCCGCAACATCCACGGCCGGGACTTCCAGGATATCCTCAGCGGCTACCGGGCGTTCACCCGCGAGTCGGTCGACAACTTCTACCTCGACGCCGACGGCTTCGGCGTCGAAACCGAGATGGCGGTCGAGTGCGTGAAACACGGCGTTCCCACGAAGGTCGTCCCCATCCGCTACGAGGCCCGTCCGGACGAGTCGGACACCAACCTCCACCCGATACACGACGGCGGCGTCATCCTGCTCACGCTCTACCAACTGGCGAAGACGAACAACCCGCTGTTCTACTTCGGGAGCGTCGGCCTGCTGAGTTCGCTGTTCGGCGTTCTGGTCGCCGCCTACGTCGGCTACGAGTGGTTCGGGCCGGCCAACACCTCCCACGAGGTGCTGGCGGTCGTCTCGGCGTTCGCCATCCTGTTCGGCGTCCAGTTGCTGATGTTCGGCGTGCTCTCGGACATGATCGTGACGCTCCACCGCGAGCAGATGCGGCGACTCGACTGAACGTTCCGGATTTTCGAAACGTCGGTAGCGTTATTCGGAGCGACGAAGTACGTAGTCGTGCATGTTTGACAATCACAATCTCGCCGACTACGACGACGCCCGCGCGTCGTTCTCGTGGGACGACATCTACGCCGAGGCCGACTGGGACGCTCCGGCCGAACTCAACGTCGCACACGAGGTCTGCGACCGCCACGCCGAGAACCGCGAGAAGGTCGCACTCTACCAGGTGAGCGAGGACGGCGACCTCACGAAACTGACGTTCTGGGAACTCGCCGAGCGGTCGAACCGGTTCGCGAACGTCCTCGAGGACCTCGGCGTCGAGGAGAGCGACCGGGTGTTCTCGTACATGCCGCGAATCCCCGAGCACTACGTCGCACTCGTCGGGACGCTCAAGCGCGGCGCGGTGTTCGGCGGCGTCAACGAGCGGTTCGGCCCGGACGGCATCTCCTACCGTCTCGACGACTGCGACGCGTCGGTCGTCGTCACGACGAGCGACAACCGCGAGACGGTCGAGAAGGCGCTCGAAGACGTTCCCTCGGTCGAGCACGTCGTCGTCGTGGACCGCGACGCGGAGTCGGCCGGCGCAGATGCACCGGCCGACTCCGTGAGCAGCGAGCGGGAAGGCGACATCGACTTCGACGAGGTGCTGGCCGACGCGAGTCGGGACTACGAGGCCGCCCGGACCGGCGGCGAGGACGACGCGCTGCTGTACTACACCAGCGGGACAACAGGCCTGGCGAAGGGCGTCCTCCACAAACAGCGGTGGGTCGCCGGCGTGGCGGCGACCCAGAAGTTCGCGGTCGACCTCCAACCCGGCGACCTCTACTGGTCGACCGCCGACCTCGGGTGGCTGACCGGCCCCATCAACACGCTCGGCGCGTGGTTCTGGGGCGCGGCGCTGTTCACCTACGAGGGCGAGTTCGACCCCGAGACGTGGGCCGACCTGCTCGACGAGTACCCCATCACCGTGCTGTTCAGCGTGCCCACCGCCTACCGGATGCTCCGGGAGAAAGAGCACGTCCTGGAGGGCGTCGACCTCGACCTGCGCCACGCGCTCTCCATCGGCGAACCGCTCTCGGCCGGGGTGGTCGACTGGGGCGAGGAGACGCTGGGCGTCACCGTCCACGACACCTACGGCCAGACCGAGACGGGGAACATGATAATCAACAACTACCCGACGATGACGTTGAAACCGGGGAGCATGGGCAAGCCCCTGCCGGGTATCGAGGCCGAGGTCGTCGACCCCGAAACCGGCGAGCCGATGGAACCGGGCGAAACCGGCGAAATCGCCCAGCGGGGCGACTACCCCTGTTTCTTCGCGGAGTACTGGGAGAAACCCGAGCAGACCGCCGACTGCTTCGTCAACGATTGGTACCTCTCGGGCGACCTCGCGCGCAAGGACGAGGACGGGTACTTCTGGTTCGAGGGCCGGGCCGACGACGTCATCATCTCGTCTGGCTACCGCATCGGCCCGTTCGAGGTCGAGAGTTCGCTCGGCGAACACCCCGCCGTCGCCGAGGCCGCGGTCGTCCCCAAACCCGACCGCGAACGCGGCAACATCGTGAAGGCCTACGTGGTCCCGAGCGAGGCGGCCGACCCCTCCGAGGAACTCGCCGAAGAAGTCAAGAATCACGTCCGCGACGAACTCTCCGCCCACGAGTACCCCCGGGAAATCGAGTTCGTCGAGGAACTGCCCAAGACCGTGACGGGCAAGATTCGGCGCACCGAACTGCAGGACGACGCCGAGCAAGAAGCCGAAGTCGAGTCGGAGTGAACGCGACCCGCCCCGTCTCAGAGCGGGAGCGCCGCGCGCACTCGCTCGATGACGCCCGGGGTCCGAGAGGTTCGGTAGCGTTCGAAGACGGGGTGGAGCGCGTTCAGGAAGTCCTGCTGGCTCTCGAACCGAGTCCGGTCGGTGTCGCCGACGGCCTCCGAGAGCGAGACGGCGTGTCCTTTCGCGTTGTAGTCGATGCGAGGGTCCGACAGCGACCGAACGACCTCCTCGCCCGTCGCGGGAAACGATACCTCTGCGCCGTCGAGTTCGGCCGCCACCTCGGCGATGCCGAACTCGATGACCTCCGGTCCGTCGTCCGTGTTCGACGAAGGTGGCCTGACGCCCATGGGGATAGGTATCGACCCGGAGTTTGAAAAGCTACTCCCCCGAGGGGCGCGGCGGTTAAGTTCCTCGGTTCTATGCAATTCTCCGCCGGACGAAACCAACCGAATCCGCGCGACGCCTCGGCGTCGGTCGTTGGATAACGTTGATGATGGATAGTGCCTTTCTTAACCGTCCGGCACTTACGTCACGCTATGACAGGCGTTCGAGTTGCGGGCGTGGGGCTGACCCACTTCGGCAAGCACCCCGAGCGAACCGGCCGGGACCTCTTCGCGGAGGCGAGCGCGGCGGCGTTCGCCGACGCGGGCGTCGACCGCTCGGCGGTCGAGTCGCTGAAGTACGGCAACTTCATGGGCGAACTGGCCGAACACCAGGGTCACCAGGGGCCGCTGATGGCGGAAGCCGCGGGCGTCGACGCGCCCGCGACCCGCTACGAGAGCGCGTGCGCCTCCTCGGGCGTCGCGGTGCGCGAAGCCGTCAAGGACGTCCGCAACGGCGAGGCCGACGTGGTGCTGGTCGGCGGCGCCGAGCGCATGAACAACCTCGGGACCGCGGGCACGACCGAGGCGCTGGCCATCGCGGCCGACGACCTCTACGAGGTCCGGGCGGGCATCACCTTCCCCGGCGCGTACGCGCTGATGGCCCGCGCGTACTTCGAGCGCTACGGCGGGACCCGGGAGGACCTCGCCGCCATCGCGGTGAAGAACCACGACAACGCCCTGCCGAACGAGCACGCGCAGTTCCAGCGCGAAATCACGGTCGACGAGGCGCTCGACGCGCCGATGATCGCCGACCCGCTCGGCCTCTACGACGCCTGCCCCATCACCGACGGCGCGAGCGCCGTCGTCCTCGTCAGCGACGAGTACGCCGAGGCTCACGACCTCGACGCGCCGGTCGCCGTCACCGGCACGGGACAAGGCGGCGACAAGATGGCCCTCCAGGACCGCGAGTACCTCGCCCGCACGCCCGCCGCCGAGAAGGCCGCCGAGGAGGCCTACGCCGACGCGGGTGTCGAGGCGACCGACGTGGCGACCGCCGAGGTCCACGACTGCTTCACCATCGCGGAGGTGCTGGCGCTCGAATCGCTCGACTTCTACGCGCCCGGCGAGGGCATCGGCGCGGCCGCCCGCGGCGAGACGACCCGCGACGGCGACCTGCCGGTGAACCTCTCGGGCGGTCTCAAGGCCAAAGGACACCCGGTCGGCGCGACCGGTACGAGTCAAATCGCAGAGCTGACTCGCCTGCTCCGGGGCGACCACCCCAACAGCGACGCCGTGGACGGCGAGGTCGGCGTGGCACACAACGCCGGCGGAACGGTCGCCAGCACCACGGTCCACGTCCTGGAGGTGGTCGCATGAGCGGCGACGAACTCGTTCGCGACGACGGCTTCGACGACTTCCTCGACGCGGTCGCCGACGGCGAGGGGTTCTACGTGGAGTGCGAGAACGGCCACGGGTCGCTGCCGCCCCGGCGGGTCTGCCCGCACTGCGGGACGACCGACCTCAAAGAGGTTCCGCTACCCGAGAGTGGCGAGGTCGAAACCCACACGACGATTCACGTCGCCTCGCCGGAGTTCGCCGACGACGTCCCCTACGTCACCGCCGTCGTCGACTTCGGCCCGGTGCGACTCACCGGCCAACTCCAGGACGTCGACCCCGATGCGGTCGAAACCGGCGCGTCGGTCGCCCCCGACGTCGGGTCGACCGAGACGACCGGCGAGCGAATCCTAGTTTTCCGACCGCGGTAGTCCGTCCCGCAGTCCTCGACGGGCGACCGCGGTCGGACGAACTTCCGAGACGTTAGCCCTGGCTTCGCTCGAAGAAGATTCCGTCGGCCGGTCCGGTCCGGGGTCACCCGCGGGCGACCCCGGACTGGCTGCTACCGTCGGTTTACTGCCCGGCTTCGGCGCTCTGTTCGCCCTCCGCCTCTGTTTCGACGTCCGTCTCGTGTTCGGGTTCGACGTCGATGCCCGCCGCGGTCAGTTCGTCCACCAACACGTCGAGGAACGGGCCGGGGTGTTCGGCGTGGGGGAGCAGGCGGGCGTCGTCGAAGACGACCAGTTTCGCGTCGGCCTGCTCGGCGAGTTCCTCGCCCTCCGAAAGCGGCGTGACGGTGGCGTCGCGACCCCAGACGATGGTGACGGGGACGTCCAGCGTCGACAGTTCCGCTCCGAGGTCGACGTCCGGGTCGAGGAAGCCCGAGACGAACGAGGCGGGCGCGAACCGCGCGCCCGGCTGGTGGGCGGTCTGCCACTGGTCGTCGACGTCGTGTTCGGTGTACCCGGCCTCCGTCGAGTAAGCGTCGCGGTTGTCGAAGTAGTGCAGCGACCGGCGACTCGTGAGGAGGTTGAACAGCGCGGTTCCGACCAGCGGCGACCGGAACAGCGACCGGAGCCAGGTCCGGCGCTTGCCCGTGTCGGCGGTCGGGCAGACAAGCACCATCCGGGAGAACACGTCGGCCTGCTGCTGGGCGAGCACCGCGTAGGAGCCGGTGAGCGAGGACGCCACGCAGGCGGCGTCGTCGGTCAGGTCCTCGGCGAAGTCGGTGACGAAGGCGGTGTACAGCGACGCCGAGTAGGTCAGCGGCGGCCGGTCCGACCGGCCGAAGCCCGGCAGGTCCGGCGCGACGACGTGGTGGGTCTTGCTCAGTTGTTCGAAGATCTGGTCGAACTCCTTGTTCGAGGCGGCGGCGTGAATTCCGTGCAACAGGAGTACGTCCGGGTCGTCCGGGTCGCCGGCCTCGGTGTACGCGACGTCGAATCCGCGCCAGCGGTACGTCTGCTGTTCGCCCGGGAGCGCGGGTTGGAGTTCGCCCGCTTTTCGGGCGAGTAGTCGATTCCCGACTGCGGCGGCGCCCAGTCCTCCCGCAACCGCGGTGACGGCGGTTCGTAGCTTCATGGGCGACTAGTCACCGTGGAGAGGTTTAGCTCTT comes from the Halorussus vallis genome and includes:
- a CDS encoding Zn-ribbon domain-containing OB-fold protein, with amino-acid sequence MSGDELVRDDGFDDFLDAVADGEGFYVECENGHGSLPPRRVCPHCGTTDLKEVPLPESGEVETHTTIHVASPEFADDVPYVTAVVDFGPVRLTGQLQDVDPDAVETGASVAPDVGSTETTGERILVFRPR
- a CDS encoding acyl-CoA synthetase is translated as MFDNHNLADYDDARASFSWDDIYAEADWDAPAELNVAHEVCDRHAENREKVALYQVSEDGDLTKLTFWELAERSNRFANVLEDLGVEESDRVFSYMPRIPEHYVALVGTLKRGAVFGGVNERFGPDGISYRLDDCDASVVVTTSDNRETVEKALEDVPSVEHVVVVDRDAESAGADAPADSVSSEREGDIDFDEVLADASRDYEAARTGGEDDALLYYTSGTTGLAKGVLHKQRWVAGVAATQKFAVDLQPGDLYWSTADLGWLTGPINTLGAWFWGAALFTYEGEFDPETWADLLDEYPITVLFSVPTAYRMLREKEHVLEGVDLDLRHALSIGEPLSAGVVDWGEETLGVTVHDTYGQTETGNMIINNYPTMTLKPGSMGKPLPGIEAEVVDPETGEPMEPGETGEIAQRGDYPCFFAEYWEKPEQTADCFVNDWYLSGDLARKDEDGYFWFEGRADDVIISSGYRIGPFEVESSLGEHPAVAEAAVVPKPDRERGNIVKAYVVPSEAADPSEELAEEVKNHVRDELSAHEYPREIEFVEELPKTVTGKIRRTELQDDAEQEAEVESE
- the aglJ gene encoding S-layer glycoprotein N-glycosyltransferase AglJ → MADREDVCVLVPTLNEAETIGEVIDGFRSRGFENVLVVDGNSTDGTEDVAREHGARVVKQSGTGKGQAIREALQYIEAEYVLMLDGDGTYRPEDAEAMLEPLFSGRYEHVIGDRFADMEEGAMTRLNQAGNGMFNWVFRNIHGRDFQDILSGYRAFTRESVDNFYLDADGFGVETEMAVECVKHGVPTKVVPIRYEARPDESDTNLHPIHDGGVILLTLYQLAKTNNPLFYFGSVGLLSSLFGVLVAAYVGYEWFGPANTSHEVLAVVSAFAILFGVQLLMFGVLSDMIVTLHREQMRRLD
- a CDS encoding alpha/beta fold hydrolase — encoded protein: MKLRTAVTAVAGGLGAAAVGNRLLARKAGELQPALPGEQQTYRWRGFDVAYTEAGDPDDPDVLLLHGIHAAASNKEFDQIFEQLSKTHHVVAPDLPGFGRSDRPPLTYSASLYTAFVTDFAEDLTDDAACVASSLTGSYAVLAQQQADVFSRMVLVCPTADTGKRRTWLRSLFRSPLVGTALFNLLTSRRSLHYFDNRDAYSTEAGYTEHDVDDQWQTAHQPGARFAPASFVSGFLDPDVDLGAELSTLDVPVTIVWGRDATVTPLSEGEELAEQADAKLVVFDDARLLPHAEHPGPFLDVLVDELTAAGIDVEPEHETDVETEAEGEQSAEAGQ
- a CDS encoding thiolase C-terminal domain-containing protein, which gives rise to MTGVRVAGVGLTHFGKHPERTGRDLFAEASAAAFADAGVDRSAVESLKYGNFMGELAEHQGHQGPLMAEAAGVDAPATRYESACASSGVAVREAVKDVRNGEADVVLVGGAERMNNLGTAGTTEALAIAADDLYEVRAGITFPGAYALMARAYFERYGGTREDLAAIAVKNHDNALPNEHAQFQREITVDEALDAPMIADPLGLYDACPITDGASAVVLVSDEYAEAHDLDAPVAVTGTGQGGDKMALQDREYLARTPAAEKAAEEAYADAGVEATDVATAEVHDCFTIAEVLALESLDFYAPGEGIGAAARGETTRDGDLPVNLSGGLKAKGHPVGATGTSQIAELTRLLRGDHPNSDAVDGEVGVAHNAGGTVASTTVHVLEVVA